One part of the Truepera radiovictrix DSM 17093 genome encodes these proteins:
- a CDS encoding VOC family protein, protein MSPSNAPLPPYTLPPTTRLGRVRLQVSDLARSLAFYGDLLGFTVLEREAHRAALGVGEEVLLELVERPGARPVPKRGRLGLYHVAAVLPGREALGRALRHLERARISFGAADHGVSEALYLSDPDGLGLELYADRPRDTWRWSAGELQMTTAPLAAESLRRAAGAAAWSGMPAGTAIGHLHLQVGDLERAAAFYEGLLGLTTTVRSYPGARFLAAGGYHHHLGLNTWAAGATPAADDEARLLEWCLVLPRAADVAALSERLARAGVAHRRAGPAGVQVDDPWGTTLRLLSEVR, encoded by the coding sequence ATGAGCCCAAGTAACGCGCCTTTGCCGCCCTACACCCTGCCCCCAACGACCCGGCTCGGGCGGGTGCGGCTTCAAGTCAGCGACCTCGCGCGCTCGCTGGCGTTTTACGGCGACCTCCTGGGGTTTACCGTGCTCGAGCGCGAGGCGCACCGGGCGGCGCTCGGGGTGGGGGAGGAGGTGCTGCTCGAGCTCGTCGAGCGCCCCGGCGCCCGACCGGTGCCTAAGCGCGGCAGGTTGGGCCTCTACCACGTCGCCGCGGTGCTGCCTGGGCGTGAAGCGCTCGGCCGCGCCCTGCGCCACCTCGAGCGTGCGCGGATCTCCTTCGGCGCGGCCGACCACGGGGTGAGCGAGGCGCTCTACCTGAGTGACCCCGACGGGTTGGGGTTGGAGCTCTACGCCGACCGCCCCCGTGACACCTGGCGCTGGTCGGCGGGCGAGCTGCAGATGACGACGGCGCCGCTCGCCGCAGAGAGCCTGCGCCGCGCCGCCGGCGCGGCGGCCTGGAGCGGTATGCCGGCCGGGACGGCGATCGGTCACCTCCACCTGCAGGTTGGCGACCTGGAGCGGGCGGCGGCCTTTTACGAGGGGCTGCTCGGTCTGACGACCACGGTGCGCAGCTACCCCGGGGCGCGCTTCCTGGCGGCGGGGGGTTACCACCATCACCTGGGGCTCAACACCTGGGCGGCGGGCGCCACCCCGGCCGCAGACGACGAGGCGCGGCTGCTCGAGTGGTGCCTCGTGCTGCCGCGCGCAGCGGACGTCGCGGCGCTGTCGGAGCGGTTGGCGCGCGCGGGCGTGGCGCACCGCCGCGCCGGGCCGGCGGGGGTGCAGGTCGATGACCCGTGGGGGACGACGCTCCGGCTACTGAGCGAAGTGCGCTAG
- a CDS encoding histone deacetylase family protein, translated as MQLTPPPPYAPRAFSSAHLPLPLPPGHRFPAQKYAQLAARLRELGWQVDEAPAAPREDLARVHTAAYLAALEALALPPKAERRLGLPQSRALLTRERHTVGGTLAALYDARTRGYGVNLGGGTHHAFADRGEGFCVFNDLAVAAYHALERGLAARVMIIDLDVHQGDDTAHLCAFDPHVFTYSVHGAHNYPFHKERSACDVPLEDGVTDAAYLARLEATLPDAVARFRPELALYVGGADVLAGDRFGRAALSLAGAEARDRFVYGLLRAAGVPVVYTMGGGYHRDIEVTVEAHARGVEALREVFAGYPT; from the coding sequence GTGCAGCTCACCCCCCCGCCACCTTACGCGCCTCGAGCGTTCTCTTCAGCGCACCTCCCCCTCCCCCTGCCCCCGGGGCACCGCTTCCCGGCGCAGAAGTACGCGCAGCTCGCGGCGCGGCTGCGCGAGCTCGGGTGGCAGGTCGACGAGGCGCCCGCCGCACCCCGCGAGGACCTCGCCCGCGTCCACACGGCGGCCTACCTGGCCGCTTTAGAGGCCCTCGCGCTCCCCCCCAAGGCCGAAAGGCGCCTCGGCTTGCCGCAGTCGCGCGCCCTGCTGACGCGCGAACGCCACACCGTCGGCGGCACCCTGGCGGCCCTTTACGACGCGCGAACGCGTGGGTACGGGGTCAACCTGGGTGGCGGCACGCACCACGCCTTCGCCGACCGCGGCGAGGGCTTCTGCGTCTTTAACGACCTCGCGGTCGCGGCCTACCACGCGCTCGAGCGCGGCCTCGCCGCGCGCGTGATGATCATCGACCTCGACGTGCACCAGGGCGACGACACCGCGCACCTCTGCGCCTTCGACCCGCACGTCTTTACCTACAGCGTGCACGGCGCGCACAACTACCCGTTTCACAAAGAGCGGAGCGCGTGCGACGTCCCCCTCGAGGACGGGGTGACGGACGCGGCGTACCTCGCGCGGCTCGAGGCCACCCTCCCCGACGCCGTCGCGCGCTTTCGCCCCGAGTTGGCGCTCTACGTGGGCGGCGCCGACGTCCTGGCGGGCGACCGCTTCGGCCGCGCCGCGCTGAGCCTCGCGGGCGCCGAGGCGCGCGACCGCTTCGTGTACGGCCTCCTGCGCGCCGCCGGCGTCCCCGTGGTCTACACCATGGGGGGCGGCTATCACCGCGACATCGAGGTCACGGTCGAGGCGCACGCGCGCGGCGTCGAGGCCCTTCGGGAGGTCTTCGCGGGCTACCCAACCTAG